The following are encoded in a window of Streptomyces sp. 11x1 genomic DNA:
- a CDS encoding helix-turn-helix transcriptional regulator: MARRSSMSAGKLSKIENGRTLPTVQDVDLILSALGVSQAVKEQFLATARAEATEATAWRLLRRMGPWKHQNAIKAIEANTAVLRRSRGNSSPDSFRLRSTPRRCSHCLPRCRTRPGPGR, from the coding sequence GTGGCCCGCAGGTCTTCCATGTCCGCCGGGAAGCTCTCGAAGATCGAGAACGGCCGGACCCTGCCCACCGTGCAAGACGTCGATCTGATCCTGTCCGCACTCGGCGTCTCGCAGGCGGTGAAGGAACAGTTCCTCGCCACTGCCCGAGCAGAGGCCACCGAGGCTACCGCTTGGCGCCTACTGCGCCGCATGGGTCCGTGGAAGCACCAGAACGCCATCAAGGCCATCGAGGCCAACACAGCCGTTCTCAGGCGTTCCAGGGGCAACTCATCCCCGGACTCCTTCAGACTCCGGAGTACGCCACGGCGGTGTTCTCACTGCCTCCCGCGCTGCCGGACGAGACCAGGGCCCGGACGGTAG
- a CDS encoding transglutaminase-like domain-containing protein, with product MLDYSQTGSLTNLEPAQVRLAEELPNDPVRICAAVQRLVIQPGDASTLGVPEHRLAEKNLRPVNKLIAALTALNPAPLHRPREPEERIVGTCRHFVTLACALLRLRGIAARARCGFGMCFLEGRGADHWITEYWRADERRWVRVDTEHLDHGYVPRPEDLAEGEFLTGGEAWAQYRKGLIDPQMFGVPGTDHAWGPAEISGNAVRDLAALCKYEMLPWDEWGRMTAAYEGTTGSDYDRLIERSGRRLLCGRSVGTDQSVRPRGSDGTRPSAQLTPSLAVGLRGFLAAAVPGRAATPDQSSERSGVTRRENQTPRACFTWARLGFVITTSAPPLEGTT from the coding sequence TTGCTCGACTACTCCCAGACCGGTTCGCTCACCAATCTGGAACCCGCACAGGTGAGACTCGCAGAGGAGCTACCGAACGACCCCGTTCGTATCTGTGCAGCCGTGCAGCGCCTGGTCATCCAGCCGGGTGACGCCTCGACGCTGGGAGTCCCGGAACATCGGCTCGCGGAGAAGAACCTACGGCCGGTCAACAAGCTGATCGCGGCACTGACCGCGCTCAATCCGGCCCCGTTGCACCGACCCCGAGAGCCTGAAGAGAGGATCGTGGGTACCTGCCGACACTTCGTCACCCTCGCCTGTGCGCTGCTACGCCTGCGCGGGATCGCGGCCAGGGCTCGATGCGGGTTCGGCATGTGCTTCCTGGAGGGGCGTGGCGCCGACCACTGGATCACCGAGTACTGGCGGGCCGACGAGCGGCGATGGGTGCGCGTCGATACCGAGCACCTCGACCACGGGTACGTACCGCGTCCCGAGGACCTCGCCGAGGGCGAGTTCCTGACAGGCGGCGAGGCTTGGGCGCAGTATCGCAAGGGCTTGATCGACCCCCAGATGTTCGGGGTGCCCGGGACTGACCATGCTTGGGGACCTGCCGAGATCAGTGGCAACGCCGTCCGTGATCTGGCCGCGCTCTGCAAGTACGAAATGTTGCCGTGGGATGAGTGGGGCCGCATGACCGCTGCGTACGAGGGCACGACAGGATCCGACTACGACCGTCTCATCGAACGAAGTGGCCGCCGTCTGCTCTGCGGGCGATCCGTCGGCACTGACCAGTCTGTACGCCCACGAGGATCTGACGGTACCCGCCCATCTGCTCAGCTGACGCCGTCGCTCGCCGTCGGCCTGCGAGGGTTCCTGGCTGCCGCGGTGCCTGGGCGCGCAGCGACCCCCGATCAGTCATCAGAGCGGTCGGGGGTCACGCGTCGCGAGAATCAGACGCCGAGAGCCTGCTTCACCTGGGCAAGGCTCGGGTTCGTCATCACGACTTCAGCGCCGCCACTGGAGGGAACTACCTGA
- a CDS encoding DUF5753 domain-containing protein: MFSLPPALPDETRARTVAARLERQATLYEDSRSFRFVICEHVLRWLICEPAVMAVQLDRLVSLSRLPNVAIGVVPLTGRMPDFPMTCFSIHDDRLVIVETFHSEITTRDPRDIQTYVDTFERFADVALYGDDMRALVESIRDEFLPQQERA, translated from the coding sequence GTGTTCTCACTGCCTCCCGCGCTGCCGGACGAGACCAGGGCCCGGACGGTAGCGGCGCGATTGGAACGCCAGGCCACGCTCTACGAAGACAGCCGATCGTTCCGCTTCGTGATCTGTGAGCACGTCCTTCGATGGCTGATCTGCGAGCCGGCCGTCATGGCAGTCCAACTCGACCGGCTTGTATCCCTGTCCCGACTCCCCAACGTGGCCATCGGAGTTGTGCCCTTGACCGGCCGGATGCCGGACTTCCCCATGACGTGCTTCAGCATCCATGACGACCGGCTCGTGATCGTCGAGACGTTCCACTCCGAGATCACGACACGGGACCCCAGGGACATACAGACGTACGTCGACACCTTCGAACGGTTCGCCGATGTAGCGCTCTACGGCGACGACATGCGCGCTCTCGTCGAGAGCATCCGAGACGAGTTCTTGCCCCAACAGGAAAGGGCGTAG
- a CDS encoding ATP-dependent DNA helicase UvrD2, with the protein MTAATHSTLFPRVPDSADAVLEGLDPEQRAVATALHGPVCVLAGAGTGKTRAITHRIAYGVRAGMLQPASVLAVTFTNRAAGEMRGRLRQLGAAGVQARTFHSAALRQLHYFWPKAVGGGMPRIVDRKIQLVADAAAACRIRLDRNELRDAAAEIEWSKVTRTVPADYAAATAKHGREAPRDPAEIAQIYATYEDLKRERAVIDFEDVLLLTVGILQDRHDIAEQVRSQYQHFVVDEYQDVSPLQQRLLELWLGDRDDLCVVGDASQTIYSFTGATPDHLLDFRHRHPGATVVKLVRDYRSTPQVVHLANGLLSQARGRAADHRLELISQRPPGPEPRYTEYADEPAEAEGAARRIRDLIASGVPASEIAVLFRTNSQSETYEQALADAGVPYQLRGAERFFDRPEVRKAGAALRAAARFGGNDTLLEDAVDLPSQVRAVLSGEGWTGEPPAGSGAVRERWESLAALVNLAHDFAAAKPDATLGDLVTELDERAGAQHAPTVQGVTLASLHSAKGLEWDVVFLVGVAEGMMPITYARTDEQIEEERRLLYVGVTRAREHLSVSWALSRSPGSRPNRRPSRFLNGLRPGSTATVGRTGTGGPGGVEPGSPGGRTGDLGGGAAAGAPRRTSRTPARCRVCGRTLRDAGEMKLMRCEDCPSDMDEGLYERLREWRAAQAQRSGQPDFCVFTDRTLMAIAEAGPSTPVELGRIPGVRARKLQRYGADVLDICAGREPGYEDEND; encoded by the coding sequence GTGACAGCAGCAACGCATTCCACCCTCTTCCCGCGGGTCCCCGACTCGGCCGACGCGGTGCTCGAAGGGCTCGACCCCGAGCAGCGCGCGGTCGCCACCGCCCTGCACGGTCCGGTGTGCGTGCTGGCCGGCGCCGGTACGGGCAAGACCAGGGCGATCACCCACCGCATCGCCTACGGAGTGCGGGCCGGCATGCTCCAGCCCGCCAGTGTGCTCGCCGTCACCTTCACCAACCGCGCCGCCGGAGAGATGCGCGGCCGTCTCCGTCAGCTCGGCGCCGCCGGGGTCCAGGCCCGGACCTTCCACTCGGCCGCACTGCGCCAACTCCACTATTTCTGGCCGAAAGCGGTCGGCGGCGGCATGCCGCGCATCGTCGACCGCAAGATCCAGCTCGTCGCGGACGCCGCCGCCGCCTGCCGCATCCGTCTCGATCGCAACGAACTACGCGACGCGGCCGCCGAGATCGAGTGGTCGAAGGTCACCCGCACCGTCCCCGCCGACTACGCCGCCGCGACCGCCAAGCACGGCCGCGAAGCCCCCCGCGACCCCGCGGAGATCGCCCAGATCTACGCCACGTACGAGGACCTGAAGCGTGAACGGGCCGTCATCGACTTCGAGGACGTCCTCCTGCTCACGGTCGGTATCCTCCAGGACCGCCACGACATCGCGGAGCAGGTCCGCTCCCAGTACCAGCACTTCGTGGTCGACGAGTACCAGGACGTCAGCCCTCTCCAGCAGCGCCTGCTGGAACTGTGGCTCGGCGACCGGGACGACCTGTGCGTCGTGGGCGACGCCAGCCAGACGATCTATTCGTTCACCGGCGCAACTCCCGACCATCTGCTCGACTTTCGCCACCGCCACCCCGGGGCCACCGTCGTCAAACTCGTCCGCGACTACCGCTCCACCCCGCAGGTGGTCCATCTCGCCAACGGCCTGCTCTCCCAGGCCCGCGGCCGCGCCGCCGACCACCGCCTCGAACTGATCTCCCAGCGACCCCCCGGCCCCGAACCCCGGTACACCGAGTACGCGGACGAGCCCGCCGAGGCCGAGGGAGCAGCCCGCCGCATCCGCGACCTCATCGCCTCCGGAGTCCCCGCCAGCGAGATCGCCGTCCTGTTCCGCACGAACTCCCAGTCCGAGACCTACGAACAGGCTCTGGCGGACGCCGGAGTGCCCTACCAGCTGCGCGGCGCGGAACGATTCTTCGACCGCCCCGAAGTACGCAAGGCGGGGGCCGCGCTGAGGGCGGCCGCGCGCTTCGGCGGCAACGACACCCTCCTCGAGGATGCCGTCGACCTCCCCTCGCAGGTACGGGCCGTGCTGTCCGGCGAGGGCTGGACCGGCGAACCACCGGCGGGCTCCGGAGCGGTCAGGGAACGCTGGGAGTCACTGGCGGCCCTGGTGAACCTGGCCCATGACTTCGCCGCCGCCAAGCCCGACGCCACACTCGGCGACCTGGTCACGGAGCTCGACGAACGGGCGGGCGCCCAGCACGCCCCGACCGTCCAGGGCGTCACCCTCGCCTCGCTGCACTCCGCCAAGGGCTTGGAGTGGGACGTCGTCTTCCTCGTCGGGGTCGCCGAGGGAATGATGCCGATCACCTACGCGAGGACGGACGAACAGATCGAGGAGGAGCGACGGCTCCTCTACGTGGGCGTCACCCGCGCGCGCGAACACCTCTCCGTCTCCTGGGCCCTGTCCCGCTCGCCCGGCAGCCGTCCCAACCGCCGCCCCAGCAGATTCCTCAACGGCCTGCGCCCCGGGTCGACCGCCACCGTGGGACGGACCGGCACGGGCGGCCCCGGGGGCGTCGAACCGGGCTCCCCGGGCGGCCGGACGGGTGACCTCGGGGGCGGTGCCGCGGCGGGGGCGCCACGCCGCACCAGCCGGACCCCGGCCCGCTGCCGGGTCTGTGGGCGCACCCTGCGGGATGCCGGCGAGATGAAGCTGATGCGCTGCGAGGACTGCCCCTCTGACATGGATGAGGGCCTCTACGAGCGCCTGCGCGAGTGGCGCGCGGCCCAGGCGCAGCGCAGCGGCCAACCCGACTTCTGTGTCTTCACGGACCGGACACTGATGGCGATCGCGGAAGCGGGGCCGAGCACTCCGGTTGAACTCGGTCGCATCCCCGGCGTCCGCGCCCGCAAGCTGCAGCGCTACGGCGCCGATGTTCTCGACATCTGCGCAGGTCGGGAGCCTGGGTACGAGGACGAGAACGACTGA
- a CDS encoding DUF6879 family protein, whose amino-acid sequence MLAGEEFGRLFETFQRMAFRLETLDVYDVEEERDEIARFLAGEDMGPEWDDNPWVRSMTDKGKSVSRVHVLRSPLTDYLRYELSAYPGNIKAGESIGIIDLADQESTGLPDHDFWLFDDHDVYRMHYTPEGKFIGGELLPAERLTEYQGYRDLALTRAVPFAAYWERHH is encoded by the coding sequence GTGCTCGCAGGTGAGGAGTTCGGCCGTCTCTTCGAGACCTTCCAGCGGATGGCGTTCCGGCTGGAGACGCTGGACGTGTACGACGTGGAAGAGGAACGGGACGAAATCGCGCGGTTCCTTGCGGGCGAGGACATGGGCCCGGAGTGGGACGACAACCCATGGGTGCGCTCGATGACCGACAAGGGCAAGAGCGTGTCCCGCGTTCATGTCCTGCGCTCCCCTCTGACCGACTACCTGCGCTACGAGCTGTCGGCCTACCCCGGCAACATCAAGGCCGGGGAGTCCATCGGGATCATCGACCTCGCCGATCAGGAGTCGACCGGCCTGCCTGATCACGACTTCTGGCTCTTCGACGACCACGACGTGTACCGCATGCACTACACCCCCGAGGGCAAGTTCATCGGCGGTGAACTCCTGCCTGCCGAACGGCTCACGGAGTACCAGGGTTACCGCGACCTGGCGCTCACCCGCGCCGTGCCGTTCGCGGCCTACTGGGAGCGGCATCACTGA
- a CDS encoding mycoredoxin — translation MSGTVTMYSTTWCGYCRRLKSQMDREGITYNEINIEQDPESAAFVEKANGGNQTVPTVQVVPSSGGAEVVMTNPSLAQVKQALGV, via the coding sequence ATGTCGGGCACTGTGACGATGTACAGCACCACGTGGTGCGGCTACTGCCGTCGGCTGAAGAGCCAGATGGACCGCGAGGGCATCACGTACAACGAGATCAACATCGAGCAGGACCCGGAGTCCGCCGCGTTCGTGGAGAAGGCGAACGGCGGGAACCAGACAGTCCCCACTGTTCAGGTAGTTCCCTCCAGTGGCGGCGCTGAAGTCGTGATGACGAACCCGAGCCTTGCCCAGGTGAAGCAGGCTCTCGGCGTCTGA
- a CDS encoding recombinase family protein has protein sequence MNGKPRALGVVRLSVGNENQTGEETQRTRISKRADAEEMELVDFAVDIDVSASISPWVRPSLGDWLNNKKDQFDHIIILKIDRIARSVRHLSDIIEWCEVNGKGLISCEEGFDLSKPWGKTIAKILAVVAEAELDAIKARNKASRETMRKTGRWPGGLVPFGRRAVKGDAGFTLELDPEYGPTLIEMIRRFIEKPSFSAVADWLNDQGVPTAQDIARIRAAAGESTTRLADPKPRGARWTPTTVQAVLVSRSLLGEYVRANGAVVRNDDGTPVMKSEPVLNEEEWTKLSEAVASVKYKKQKGSTSPTVGVTFCMLCGSSLYFVKGDPAKGKRERYRCHGNKSKGIQACPKQRFWAEDLYPWLESALLGEIGHLERMESKTTIDDSRAAKLAVIDGKMNQLLKELQQDEISAVAYASQVASLAQDREKVTNQEGPKPVTVWTGTGEGYAEWWERSSVDERREWLKKHKVKAYFGHDVLAIDPGDLIENIKQQGITYWDVPSKSSQVLSPITPISLHGKPYEKPKPLTGVEWEIVSRWEDFEAERTAQRAKGQEETQGTGEAAVVPASA, from the coding sequence GTGAACGGCAAGCCCAGGGCTCTTGGTGTGGTCCGTCTGTCTGTAGGCAACGAGAACCAGACCGGCGAGGAAACGCAGCGGACCCGCATCAGCAAGCGGGCCGACGCCGAGGAAATGGAGCTGGTCGACTTTGCCGTCGACATCGACGTGTCGGCGTCCATCTCACCGTGGGTGCGCCCGTCCCTGGGGGACTGGCTCAACAACAAGAAGGACCAGTTCGACCACATCATCATCCTGAAGATCGACCGCATCGCGCGGTCGGTCCGCCACCTCTCGGACATCATCGAGTGGTGCGAGGTGAACGGTAAGGGCCTCATCTCCTGCGAGGAGGGATTCGACCTCTCGAAGCCGTGGGGCAAGACCATCGCCAAGATCCTGGCCGTGGTCGCAGAGGCCGAGTTGGACGCCATCAAGGCCCGCAACAAGGCTTCCCGCGAGACCATGCGGAAGACCGGCCGCTGGCCGGGTGGCCTCGTCCCGTTCGGACGCAGGGCGGTGAAGGGCGACGCAGGCTTCACCCTGGAACTCGACCCCGAGTACGGCCCGACGCTGATCGAGATGATCCGGCGCTTCATCGAGAAGCCGAGCTTCTCGGCCGTCGCCGACTGGCTGAACGACCAGGGTGTGCCCACGGCTCAGGACATCGCTCGTATCCGCGCGGCGGCAGGCGAGAGCACGACGCGGTTGGCGGACCCGAAGCCTCGGGGAGCCAGGTGGACGCCGACCACAGTGCAAGCCGTACTGGTCAGCCGCTCGCTGCTCGGGGAGTACGTACGCGCCAATGGCGCCGTTGTCCGCAACGACGACGGCACACCCGTCATGAAGTCTGAGCCGGTGCTGAACGAGGAGGAGTGGACGAAGCTGTCGGAAGCCGTCGCCTCGGTCAAGTACAAGAAGCAGAAGGGCTCTACGTCGCCGACGGTGGGCGTGACGTTCTGCATGCTGTGTGGCAGTTCCCTCTACTTCGTGAAGGGCGACCCGGCCAAGGGCAAGCGCGAGCGGTATCGGTGTCACGGCAACAAGAGCAAGGGCATCCAGGCATGCCCGAAGCAGAGGTTCTGGGCAGAGGACTTGTACCCCTGGCTGGAGTCGGCCTTGTTGGGCGAGATCGGCCACCTGGAACGGATGGAGTCGAAGACGACCATCGACGACAGCCGTGCGGCGAAGCTCGCCGTCATCGACGGCAAGATGAACCAGCTCCTGAAGGAACTCCAGCAGGACGAGATCAGCGCCGTCGCGTACGCCTCGCAAGTCGCCAGCCTTGCCCAGGACCGAGAGAAGGTCACCAACCAGGAAGGGCCGAAGCCGGTGACCGTGTGGACGGGCACGGGCGAGGGCTACGCGGAGTGGTGGGAGCGGTCGAGTGTCGACGAACGGCGTGAGTGGCTGAAGAAGCACAAGGTCAAGGCGTACTTCGGACATGACGTCCTGGCCATCGATCCCGGCGACCTGATCGAGAACATCAAGCAGCAGGGCATCACGTACTGGGATGTGCCCTCCAAGTCTTCTCAGGTGCTCTCACCGATCACGCCGATCTCCTTGCACGGAAAACCGTACGAGAAGCCGAAGCCGCTTACGGGTGTGGAGTGGGAGATCGTCAGCCGCTGGGAGGACTTCGAAGCGGAGCGGACAGCACAGCGGGCGAAGGGCCAGGAAGAAACCCAGGGAACAGGGGAAGCCGCGGTGGTTCCGGCGTCCGCCTGA
- a CDS encoding recombinase family protein → MTTNTITGQLIGYARVSTDDQEAQLQRDALTTAGCARIFEDKASGKNTNRSELAAALDYARPGDTLCVWKLDRFARSLIDLVTTVDTLRERGIGFKVLTGALANIDPGTADGRLMLQVVGAMAEFERSLIKERTRAGLDAAKAQGRTGGRPTVVDEDVLTVARARKAKGESASAIAKALGVSRATLYRHLGERA, encoded by the coding sequence ATGACGACGAACACGATCACTGGCCAGCTCATCGGTTACGCCCGCGTCTCCACCGATGACCAGGAAGCGCAGTTGCAGCGCGACGCACTGACGACCGCAGGGTGCGCCCGCATCTTCGAGGACAAGGCCAGCGGGAAGAACACCAACAGGTCAGAGCTCGCGGCCGCACTGGACTACGCCAGACCTGGCGACACCCTGTGCGTGTGGAAGCTCGACCGCTTCGCCCGGTCGCTCATCGACCTTGTGACCACGGTCGACACCCTTCGAGAGCGGGGTATCGGGTTCAAGGTGCTCACGGGTGCGCTGGCCAACATCGACCCTGGTACGGCGGACGGCCGTCTCATGCTTCAGGTGGTCGGCGCCATGGCGGAGTTCGAGCGCAGCCTCATCAAGGAGCGCACCCGCGCAGGACTGGACGCAGCCAAGGCGCAGGGGCGTACCGGCGGACGGCCGACCGTCGTGGATGAGGACGTGCTTACCGTGGCCCGTGCCAGGAAGGCGAAGGGCGAGAGCGCGAGCGCCATCGCCAAGGCTCTCGGGGTGTCACGGGCCACCTTGTACCGCCACCTCGGAGAGCGCGCCTGA
- a CDS encoding IS3 family transposase, with protein MTALLDEHPRLGVECVLRELHIPSSTYYRWRRAEREPCERRQRDVELTERIKEIHTDSGGVYGSPRVHAVLKREGVHVGRKRVERLMREADIAGVSPRRKGFTRRDPKATLAPDLVERDFTAPGPNRLWVTDLTMIPTGEGPLWLSAIRDAFSRRVVAWETSARADADLVLTTLEYALASREVEPGKLIHHADHGCQYTSIKLTTRLVRAGVQASMGSVGDSFDNALAENLWMLIKTECVRGRVFATRAEANLALFEYIDGFYNSRRIQQRLGWLSPIEFEEKHYTKQATAEPTNLNTRQPTLTS; from the coding sequence GTGACGGCGCTCCTCGACGAGCATCCCCGCCTGGGAGTCGAGTGCGTACTTCGGGAACTGCACATCCCCTCCTCCACCTACTACCGCTGGCGCCGCGCCGAGCGCGAGCCGTGCGAACGGCGTCAGCGTGACGTCGAGCTGACCGAGCGGATCAAGGAGATCCACACGGATTCCGGTGGCGTCTACGGCTCACCGCGCGTGCACGCCGTCCTCAAGCGGGAGGGCGTCCACGTCGGGCGCAAACGCGTCGAGCGGCTGATGCGCGAGGCCGACATCGCGGGTGTGAGCCCGAGGCGGAAGGGCTTCACGCGCCGGGATCCGAAGGCCACGCTCGCCCCGGACCTGGTGGAGCGGGACTTCACCGCACCCGGGCCGAACCGGCTGTGGGTCACCGACCTGACGATGATCCCGACCGGCGAGGGCCCGTTGTGGCTCTCGGCGATCCGGGACGCGTTCTCCCGCCGTGTGGTGGCCTGGGAGACCTCGGCCCGTGCGGACGCGGACCTGGTGCTGACCACGCTGGAGTACGCGCTCGCGTCCCGCGAGGTCGAGCCCGGCAAGCTGATCCATCACGCCGACCACGGCTGTCAATATACGTCTATCAAGCTCACAACTCGTCTGGTGAGAGCGGGAGTTCAGGCGTCCATGGGGTCGGTCGGGGACTCGTTCGACAACGCGCTCGCGGAGAACCTGTGGATGCTGATCAAGACGGAGTGCGTGCGCGGTCGCGTCTTCGCCACACGTGCCGAGGCGAACCTCGCGCTCTTCGAGTACATCGACGGCTTCTATAACTCCCGGCGCATCCAGCAACGGCTCGGCTGGCTCAGTCCGATCGAGTTCGAGGAGAAGCACTACACCAAGCAGGCGACGGCCGAACCGACGAACCTGAACACCCGTCAACCCACTCTGACCAGCTGA
- a CDS encoding WhiB family transcriptional regulator: protein MQLEAHAPSVPPSETIPPPGLTEDSTLTPLTPLTALDDAIENLGVPVPCRSYDPEVFFAESPADVEYAKSLCRTCPLMEACLAGAKERREPWGVWGGELFVQGVVVARKRPRGRPRKNPVTA from the coding sequence GTGCAACTCGAAGCGCACGCCCCGTCCGTACCGCCTTCCGAAACGATCCCCCCGCCCGGCCTCACGGAGGACTCCACCTTGACCCCGCTCACCCCGCTCACCGCGCTCGACGACGCCATCGAGAACCTCGGCGTACCCGTCCCCTGCCGCTCCTACGACCCGGAGGTCTTCTTCGCCGAGTCGCCGGCCGATGTCGAGTACGCCAAGTCCCTCTGCCGCACCTGCCCGCTGATGGAGGCCTGCCTCGCCGGCGCCAAGGAGCGGCGTGAGCCCTGGGGCGTCTGGGGTGGCGAGCTCTTCGTCCAGGGTGTCGTCGTGGCCCGCAAGCGGCCTCGCGGTCGCCCGCGCAAGAACCCGGTCACGGCATGA
- a CDS encoding AarF/ABC1/UbiB kinase family protein — translation MSDLPRKAVTRTAKLAALPLGIAGRATWGLGKRIVGESAELVGRELQQRTAEQLFKVLGELKGGAMKFGQALSVFESALPEEVAGPYRAALTKLQDAAPPMPTRTVHAVLEERIGADWQELFLEFEDKPAAAASIGQVHRAVWHDGREVAVKVQYPGAGEALLSDLGQLSRFARLLGPLIPGMDIKPLIAELRDRVSEELDYGLEAQAQQAHAEEFEDDPDVVVPAVVHQCEQVLVTEWMEGTPLSEVITDGTQEQRDRAGQLLTRFLFSGPARTGLLHADPHPGNFRLLPDEKSGWRLGVLDFGTVDRLTGGLPAPIGEALRLTIDGEAEAVYEMLCTEGFVKESIELDPDAVLDYLHPIIEPVRADEFTFARGWMRSQAARIADPRSPAHQLGKQLNLPPSYLLIHRVTLSTIGVLCQLGATVRMRDELEEWLPGFLPEEEGEGESAAEA, via the coding sequence ATGTCTGATCTTCCCCGGAAGGCGGTCACCCGGACCGCCAAGCTCGCCGCGCTTCCGCTCGGCATCGCAGGCCGGGCCACCTGGGGACTCGGCAAGCGAATCGTCGGCGAGTCGGCGGAGCTCGTGGGCCGTGAACTCCAGCAGCGCACGGCGGAGCAGCTGTTCAAGGTCCTGGGCGAGCTGAAGGGCGGCGCGATGAAGTTCGGGCAGGCCCTGTCCGTCTTCGAGTCGGCGCTTCCCGAGGAGGTCGCGGGCCCCTACCGGGCGGCTCTGACGAAGCTCCAGGACGCGGCACCGCCGATGCCGACCCGCACGGTGCACGCCGTGCTGGAGGAGCGCATCGGTGCGGACTGGCAGGAGCTGTTCCTGGAGTTCGAGGACAAGCCGGCCGCTGCGGCCTCCATCGGCCAGGTGCACCGAGCCGTGTGGCACGACGGCCGAGAGGTCGCCGTCAAGGTGCAGTACCCGGGCGCGGGCGAGGCCCTCCTCTCCGATCTCGGTCAACTCAGCCGGTTCGCGCGTCTACTGGGCCCGTTGATCCCCGGCATGGACATCAAGCCGCTCATCGCGGAACTGCGGGACCGTGTCTCCGAAGAGCTCGACTACGGCCTGGAGGCCCAGGCCCAGCAGGCGCACGCGGAGGAGTTCGAGGACGACCCGGACGTGGTGGTCCCGGCCGTGGTGCACCAGTGCGAGCAGGTGCTGGTGACCGAATGGATGGAGGGCACCCCTCTGTCCGAGGTGATCACCGACGGCACTCAGGAGCAGCGCGACCGGGCGGGCCAGCTGCTGACCCGCTTCCTCTTCTCCGGTCCGGCCCGCACCGGTCTCCTGCATGCCGACCCGCACCCGGGGAACTTCCGTCTGCTGCCGGACGAGAAGAGCGGCTGGCGCCTCGGCGTCCTCGACTTCGGCACGGTGGACCGACTGACGGGTGGCCTGCCGGCCCCGATCGGCGAGGCCCTGCGGCTGACCATCGACGGCGAGGCCGAGGCGGTCTACGAGATGCTCTGTACGGAAGGCTTCGTGAAGGAGTCGATAGAGCTGGACCCGGACGCCGTCCTCGACTATCTGCACCCCATCATCGAACCGGTCCGGGCGGACGAGTTCACCTTCGCCCGCGGCTGGATGCGCAGCCAGGCCGCTCGGATCGCCGACCCGCGCTCCCCCGCCCACCAGTTGGGCAAGCAGCTGAACCTGCCCCCGTCCTACCTCCTCATCCACCGGGTGACCCTGAGCACCATCGGCGTCCTGTGCCAGCTCGGCGCGACGGTCCGTATGCGCGACGAGTTGGAGGAGTGGCTGCCGGGTTTCCTGCCGGAGGAGGAGGGCGAGGGCGAGTCGGCCGCGGAGGCGTAG
- a CDS encoding transposase, producing the protein MAAPRKYSLELRERAVRMYRTTEPRPQIKKLAVDLGVHPEALRGWIRQAEADAGERDDRLTTDERAELVALRKENAQLKRANDVLRTASAFFAAQLDPTRPR; encoded by the coding sequence ATGGCTGCACCCAGGAAGTACTCGTTGGAGTTGCGTGAGCGTGCGGTGCGGATGTATCGCACTACGGAGCCGAGGCCGCAGATCAAGAAGCTGGCCGTCGACCTCGGCGTGCACCCGGAGGCCCTGCGCGGCTGGATCCGTCAGGCCGAGGCGGACGCCGGCGAGCGCGACGATCGGCTCACCACCGACGAGCGGGCCGAGCTGGTGGCTCTGCGCAAGGAGAACGCCCAGCTCAAGCGGGCCAACGACGTGCTGCGGACGGCCTCGGCTTTTTTCGCGGCGCAACTCGACCCGACCCGGCCCAGGTGA